The following coding sequences lie in one Arthrobacter sp. SLBN-122 genomic window:
- a CDS encoding Gfo/Idh/MocA family protein yields MPWRVGVLGAGPGVAALHLPVLGRLADLFSVVHVADAGSGRARALAERHGARWSAGEADLLADPAVDVVAICSPPGEHSRQILTALTLGKRAIFCEKPLATSKEEAERVVSACREAGATLLVGTNHLFDAAWGRAKHHLVALEGRVQAISVTLALPPNDRYHRLVAEGGPFQTVRGGGPDLGKPAEAAGVLRQLLTGLAVHDLPAVRDIAPGIDEVVYARIVSPIGYLVGYRAGGVLVQLVLAMLPEGPDALWRMNIATSHDRIEVNFPPAFVHAGSAAIRVRSVDGKWTEYPRDEEDGYIAEWRLLAALLQGDALMEYDELLADAHYAIDLADAAAAKVLEGAPH; encoded by the coding sequence ATGCCTTGGAGAGTAGGGGTTCTTGGTGCAGGGCCGGGTGTTGCGGCCCTGCACCTGCCGGTGCTGGGGCGGCTCGCGGACCTGTTCAGTGTGGTGCACGTTGCGGACGCCGGCAGCGGCCGCGCCCGGGCCCTGGCCGAACGGCATGGTGCACGCTGGTCCGCGGGGGAGGCGGACCTGCTGGCGGATCCCGCCGTGGATGTGGTGGCCATCTGCAGCCCGCCCGGTGAGCACTCCCGCCAAATCTTGACGGCACTCACCCTGGGCAAGCGAGCCATCTTCTGCGAGAAGCCGCTGGCCACCAGCAAGGAGGAAGCTGAGCGCGTTGTCTCCGCATGCCGTGAGGCGGGGGCCACCCTGCTGGTAGGGACGAACCACCTGTTCGACGCCGCATGGGGACGCGCAAAGCACCACCTCGTGGCACTGGAGGGCAGGGTGCAGGCCATCTCGGTGACACTTGCGCTTCCGCCGAATGACAGATACCACCGCCTGGTTGCCGAGGGCGGTCCTTTCCAAACAGTCCGGGGCGGAGGCCCGGACCTTGGTAAGCCGGCCGAGGCGGCGGGCGTTTTGCGGCAGCTGCTCACCGGTCTCGCAGTCCATGATCTGCCAGCGGTGAGGGACATTGCGCCGGGCATCGACGAAGTGGTCTACGCGCGGATCGTTTCCCCGATCGGCTACCTGGTGGGGTACCGGGCCGGAGGGGTCCTGGTCCAGCTGGTGCTCGCCATGCTCCCGGAGGGGCCGGATGCGCTGTGGCGGATGAACATCGCCACCTCCCACGACCGGATCGAGGTGAATTTCCCGCCCGCCTTTGTCCATGCCGGCAGCGCCGCCATCCGGGTGCGAAGCGTGGACGGGAAGTGGACAGAGTATCCGCGTGATGAGGAAGACGGTTACATTGCCGAGTGGCGCCTGCTCGCCGCGCTCCTTCAAGGGGATGCCCTCATGGAGTACGACGAACTGCTGGCTGACGCACACTATGCAATCGACCTGGCTGATGCCGCTGCGGCGAAAGTTCTTGAAGGGGCGCCGCATTGA
- a CDS encoding LysR family transcriptional regulator — protein sequence MKNLDLNLLPHLQVLLELRNISRAAERLQLSQPATSAAMARLRRHFDDELLVRNGRTYDLTPFAQSLVPLVDEAMLHIQRATRVRSGFDAATSEREFVIAASDYAAALIVGPLRGILRDEASGVSVDFVPTAGSGIQGQMADYSKIDLLVGPTGYQMQGASKQLFRDSFVAVADAGNPLLQQPRLTLEDLIAVPHAVGYFGEGISTPADKLFESRGIQRRVAAVVAGFLSLPLLVEGTDLVALVPRMLAGRTQRGADIVVLEFSGGTEASLVEAMYWHPSQAEDPASVWLRSVVQRSCARLHELFPVTAHPVTIHAADTP from the coding sequence ATGAAAAACCTGGACCTGAACCTGCTGCCCCATCTTCAGGTCCTGCTGGAACTGCGAAACATCTCCCGGGCGGCGGAGCGGCTGCAGCTCAGCCAACCGGCCACCAGCGCGGCGATGGCCAGGCTCCGGCGCCATTTCGACGACGAGCTCCTGGTCCGCAACGGCCGCACGTATGACCTCACGCCCTTTGCGCAATCCCTGGTCCCGCTGGTTGATGAAGCCATGCTTCACATCCAGCGGGCCACGCGCGTGCGGTCCGGGTTCGACGCCGCCACCAGCGAACGGGAGTTCGTGATTGCTGCCTCGGACTATGCGGCCGCGCTGATCGTGGGCCCGCTGCGGGGGATCCTCCGGGACGAAGCTTCGGGTGTGTCCGTGGATTTTGTTCCCACTGCCGGTTCGGGGATCCAGGGCCAGATGGCCGACTACTCCAAGATCGACCTGCTGGTGGGGCCCACGGGATACCAGATGCAGGGTGCCAGTAAGCAGCTCTTCCGCGACAGTTTCGTGGCCGTGGCCGACGCCGGCAACCCCCTGCTCCAGCAGCCCCGCCTGACCCTCGAGGACCTGATCGCGGTGCCGCACGCCGTCGGCTATTTCGGCGAGGGCATCAGCACCCCGGCAGACAAGCTGTTCGAGTCCCGGGGCATCCAGCGCCGGGTGGCAGCCGTGGTGGCAGGCTTCCTGTCCCTCCCACTCCTGGTCGAAGGAACTGACCTTGTGGCACTCGTCCCGCGGATGCTGGCCGGACGGACCCAGCGCGGCGCGGACATCGTGGTGCTGGAGTTCTCCGGCGGGACAGAAGCGTCCCTGGTGGAGGCGATGTACTGGCACCCATCCCAGGCTGAGGACCCGGCGAGCGTGTGGCTGCGGTCCGTGGTGCAGCGCTCCTGCGCCCGGCTCCACGAGCTCTTCCCCGTCACCGCCCACCCTGTGACGATCCATGCAGCGGATACCCCCTAA
- a CDS encoding SDR family NAD(P)-dependent oxidoreductase: MPASSPRLAGKTAVITGTASGQGRAAALAFASEGAFVAGCDMDDAGAAATVAAVTEAGGRMSSSRVDLTDEAAVAAWAAEVTAEYGQVHILYANAAVTRFAPVEELSFDDWKWNIEHEMDVVFLPVKYFWPQLIQAANSAIVLVGSTAGVTGSMTNGRLAHTATKGAVVAMTKQLAAEGAPHGLRVNAVSPGMIRTAATEGNLLAPDHPMRTIAGSIPLGRIGAPEEVAKCALFLASDEASYVTGANLMVDGGWSAVLPG; encoded by the coding sequence ATGCCCGCTTCCAGCCCGCGCCTGGCCGGCAAGACGGCCGTCATCACGGGAACGGCCAGCGGCCAGGGCAGGGCTGCCGCGCTCGCCTTCGCTTCGGAAGGGGCCTTCGTGGCGGGCTGCGACATGGACGACGCCGGCGCCGCGGCCACGGTTGCGGCGGTCACCGAGGCCGGGGGCCGGATGAGCAGCAGCCGGGTTGATCTGACGGATGAGGCAGCCGTGGCGGCCTGGGCTGCGGAGGTCACCGCCGAGTATGGCCAGGTCCACATCCTGTACGCCAACGCCGCCGTCACGCGCTTCGCCCCGGTGGAGGAACTCAGCTTCGATGACTGGAAATGGAACATTGAACACGAGATGGACGTGGTGTTCCTGCCGGTCAAGTACTTCTGGCCACAGCTGATCCAGGCTGCCAACAGTGCCATCGTCCTGGTGGGCTCCACGGCGGGGGTGACCGGTTCCATGACCAACGGCCGGCTGGCCCACACCGCCACGAAGGGGGCGGTGGTGGCCATGACCAAACAGCTTGCGGCCGAAGGTGCCCCGCACGGACTGCGGGTTAATGCGGTCAGCCCGGGGATGATCCGTACCGCGGCCACCGAGGGCAACCTCCTCGCACCGGACCACCCCATGCGGACCATCGCCGGCAGCATCCCGCTGGGCCGGATTGGGGCGCCCGAAGAAGTGGCAAAGTGCGCTCTGTTCCTCGCCTCGGACGAGGCCTCATATGTCACCGGCGCCAATCTGATGGTCGATGGCGGCTGGTCGGCTGTGTTGCCGGGCTGA
- a CDS encoding DoxX family protein codes for MSNVTTSPEAAAAAQTLFRVALGGVLVAHGSQKLFGWFGGGGVEGTSKGMHAMGFRPAKPSAVLAGVGEAGAGLALALGMATPAAGAAAATTMGVAASVHAPNGFFAQEGGLEYPAVLGLAAAAFTIGGSGPFSLDALTGHVLDRPWMRITALAMIPTAIAVQIYRRQQALAADAAAPAAGTAAEDA; via the coding sequence ATGAGCAATGTAACTACCAGCCCCGAGGCGGCGGCCGCCGCACAGACCCTGTTCCGGGTGGCGTTGGGGGGAGTGCTCGTCGCTCACGGATCACAGAAACTCTTCGGCTGGTTCGGCGGGGGTGGCGTCGAAGGCACCAGCAAGGGCATGCACGCCATGGGCTTCCGCCCCGCAAAACCCAGCGCCGTCCTTGCGGGCGTGGGTGAAGCAGGAGCCGGCCTGGCCTTGGCCCTGGGCATGGCCACTCCTGCCGCCGGCGCCGCTGCCGCAACCACCATGGGCGTCGCAGCCAGCGTCCATGCCCCGAACGGTTTCTTCGCCCAGGAGGGCGGCCTCGAGTACCCAGCCGTGCTGGGCCTGGCAGCAGCGGCCTTCACTATCGGCGGCTCCGGCCCGTTCTCCCTGGATGCCCTCACCGGCCATGTCCTGGACCGGCCCTGGATGCGGATTACCGCGCTGGCCATGATCCCCACCGCCATCGCGGTTCAGATTTACCGTCGGCAGCAGGCCCTCGCCGCAGACGCTGCGGCTCCGGCCGCCGGCACTGCCGCGGAAGATGCCTGA
- a CDS encoding GMC oxidoreductase, which produces MSNPTIAVVGSGPIGSTYARVLLEQVPNAHVVMFEAGPQLSDVPGESVRNIPDPAEKARAREMSQGPQAGAYRESLGIPAGTVTEGMFTARQGTHLLDFGGAGSAHAPSFPAAAAATNVGGQGAHWTCATPSPAFSEKLSFIADDEWDGLVEDAKQLLHVHDAAFADSKVGEAIRSLLDEEFGAELPEGYGVGTLPVAGDPQPDGTVRWAGADVVLGPLIDKDSPLAKQFELRDLTLVRRVELDGQRVTGVTVQDLRTGETSFVAADIVVVAADAFRSPQLLWASGVRPKALGHYLTEHPVVISTVALDAEKMQRYATEDDLAAELARRALNSADPVAAVNRIPFSEPEHPFSVQVMYTETTPFPMEPGTPYSANRWGYVNMGYGMRKRPRFEDAVTFDDNEPDYRGFPNMTIDYALTEREEAEIAEATERLRRAGKALGVFVAEPRLMPNGSSLHYQGTMRMGAADDGTSVADPWSRVWGYENLLVGGNALIPTATAMNPTLMSVAIAVRGARKVAGELGS; this is translated from the coding sequence ATGTCCAACCCCACCATTGCCGTCGTCGGCAGCGGACCCATCGGTTCCACTTACGCCCGGGTGCTCCTGGAGCAGGTCCCGAACGCGCATGTGGTGATGTTCGAAGCCGGACCGCAGCTCAGCGACGTCCCCGGCGAGAGCGTCCGCAACATCCCCGATCCTGCCGAGAAGGCGCGTGCCCGGGAGATGTCCCAGGGGCCGCAGGCCGGCGCCTACCGGGAATCGCTGGGCATTCCGGCAGGCACCGTCACCGAGGGCATGTTCACAGCCCGGCAGGGCACCCACCTCCTGGACTTCGGCGGCGCCGGCTCCGCCCACGCGCCTTCCTTCCCGGCCGCGGCTGCGGCCACCAACGTGGGCGGCCAGGGCGCCCACTGGACCTGCGCGACGCCGTCGCCCGCCTTCAGTGAGAAGCTCTCCTTCATCGCCGACGACGAATGGGACGGCCTGGTTGAGGACGCCAAGCAACTCCTGCACGTCCACGACGCCGCGTTCGCGGACTCCAAGGTGGGCGAAGCCATTCGGTCCCTCCTTGACGAAGAGTTCGGCGCTGAGCTGCCGGAGGGCTACGGTGTGGGTACGCTTCCGGTGGCCGGGGACCCGCAGCCGGACGGGACCGTGCGCTGGGCTGGGGCCGACGTCGTCCTCGGACCCTTGATCGACAAGGACAGCCCGCTCGCAAAGCAGTTCGAACTGCGCGACCTCACCCTGGTCCGGCGGGTGGAGCTTGACGGACAGCGCGTCACCGGGGTCACCGTGCAGGACCTGCGCACCGGGGAAACTTCCTTTGTCGCGGCTGACATCGTTGTAGTGGCCGCCGATGCCTTCCGCTCGCCGCAGCTCTTGTGGGCCTCCGGCGTCCGGCCGAAAGCCCTGGGCCACTACCTGACCGAGCACCCGGTGGTTATCTCCACGGTGGCGCTCGACGCAGAAAAGATGCAGCGTTACGCCACCGAGGACGACCTGGCAGCCGAACTGGCCCGACGCGCACTGAATTCCGCCGATCCAGTGGCGGCGGTGAACCGTATCCCCTTCTCCGAGCCCGAGCACCCGTTCTCGGTGCAGGTCATGTACACCGAAACCACGCCGTTCCCCATGGAGCCTGGCACCCCCTACTCGGCGAACCGTTGGGGCTACGTCAACATGGGCTACGGCATGCGCAAGCGCCCCCGCTTCGAGGACGCCGTCACGTTCGATGACAACGAGCCGGACTACCGTGGCTTCCCGAACATGACCATCGACTACGCGCTCACCGAACGCGAAGAAGCTGAGATCGCCGAGGCCACCGAGCGGCTGCGGCGTGCGGGCAAGGCGCTGGGCGTCTTTGTGGCCGAGCCCAGGCTGATGCCCAACGGCTCCAGCCTGCACTACCAGGGCACCATGCGCATGGGGGCGGCCGACGACGGCACCTCGGTTGCGGATCCGTGGTCCAGGGTGTGGGGCTACGAGAACCTGCTGGTGGGCGGCAATGCACTGATTCCGACGGCGACAGCCATGAACCCGACACTGATGAGTGTGGCCATCGCTGTCCGCGGCGCCCGGAAGGTGGCCGGGGAGCTCGGTTCCTGA
- a CDS encoding MFS transporter codes for MPLSPLRLRLLVVSLLSVSFLGALDHTVVSTSLATISGELGALTLMSWVVVGYTLASTVLLPVLGKLGDVLGARRIFIFSLVMFLAASLACGFATDMTWLIAARVLQGMSSAGLQLMSQTIIARVTTQRERPRYMAIIGAAFPIAILVGPVLGGAITDYWGWQWVFWINIPVGAAALGLALIAVPHLEPGPMPRHFDVAGAAVFTTALVALVLALTWAAERSVGPATAAALAVSLAGFAAFFFIERRAPEPIVPLHFFANRTIAAGTALSAIIGVGLFSITAYLPTYFQMAYQSTATVSGLVPIATVFGMLVSNLLTGWVASRTGQYRIFPILGTTMGAAGLLVMAMLPAGLPLWVPMMVMAVVGMGTGAFMSLIVAVVQGAVPAGQTGTITATINLVRQVGSTVATAVIGGVIGFGVADLLPAGLDASTLTPQLVHAAAPTVQATVAQIYSSVFTPIFIALAATYAVGIVAAVLLPHGRLSDEPVPASTTTSESLSA; via the coding sequence ATGCCACTTTCGCCTCTAAGACTCCGCCTCCTTGTTGTCTCCCTGCTCTCGGTCTCCTTCCTCGGGGCCCTGGACCACACCGTCGTGTCCACGTCCCTCGCCACCATTTCCGGTGAACTGGGCGCACTGACGCTGATGAGCTGGGTAGTTGTGGGCTACACCCTCGCGAGCACCGTGCTGCTGCCGGTCCTCGGCAAACTGGGTGACGTGCTGGGCGCCCGCCGCATCTTCATCTTCTCGCTGGTGATGTTCCTGGCCGCCTCACTGGCCTGCGGCTTCGCCACGGACATGACCTGGCTGATTGCCGCGCGCGTCCTGCAGGGCATGAGCTCCGCAGGCCTGCAGTTGATGTCCCAGACCATCATTGCGCGCGTCACCACGCAGCGGGAACGGCCCCGCTACATGGCCATCATCGGCGCGGCCTTCCCCATCGCCATCCTGGTGGGTCCCGTCCTGGGTGGTGCCATCACCGATTACTGGGGCTGGCAGTGGGTCTTCTGGATCAACATTCCCGTGGGTGCAGCGGCCCTCGGCCTTGCACTCATCGCCGTTCCGCACCTGGAGCCCGGCCCCATGCCCCGACACTTTGATGTTGCCGGGGCCGCCGTCTTCACCACCGCCCTGGTGGCGCTCGTACTCGCCCTTACCTGGGCCGCCGAACGAAGCGTGGGCCCCGCCACTGCCGCGGCGCTCGCTGTGAGCCTTGCCGGCTTTGCTGCCTTCTTTTTCATCGAGCGGCGTGCACCCGAACCCATCGTGCCGCTCCACTTCTTTGCCAACCGGACCATCGCTGCAGGCACGGCACTCTCGGCGATTATCGGCGTCGGTCTCTTCTCCATCACCGCCTACCTGCCCACGTACTTCCAGATGGCCTACCAGAGCACCGCCACCGTTTCGGGCCTCGTCCCCATCGCGACCGTGTTCGGCATGCTGGTCAGCAACCTGCTGACCGGATGGGTGGCCAGCCGGACGGGGCAGTACCGGATTTTCCCGATCCTGGGAACCACGATGGGGGCCGCCGGACTTTTGGTGATGGCCATGCTGCCCGCGGGCCTTCCGCTTTGGGTTCCCATGATGGTGATGGCCGTGGTGGGGATGGGCACCGGAGCGTTTATGAGTCTGATCGTGGCGGTTGTCCAGGGCGCCGTGCCCGCCGGCCAAACCGGCACCATCACGGCCACCATCAACCTGGTGCGGCAGGTGGGGTCCACGGTGGCGACGGCGGTCATCGGCGGAGTGATTGGCTTCGGCGTTGCAGATCTCCTGCCGGCAGGCCTTGACGCTTCCACCCTGACGCCGCAGCTGGTCCACGCGGCGGCGCCGACTGTCCAAGCCACCGTTGCGCAGATCTACAGCTCAGTCTTCACACCCATCTTCATTGCCCTGGCGGCCACCTACGCGGTGGGGATTGTCGCGGCGGTCCTGCTTCCGCACGGGCGCCTCTCCGACGAGCCCGTTCCCGCTTCCACCACCACTTCCGAATCTCTCTCGGCCTGA